tgagTAGGGAGCCTTGTGGGACAGAGGTGGGGACACCAGCTGCCCATGAGCCAGCctgggggctgcctggctgggcCCTCTGGGTAGAACTTTCCACAGAGCTTCacccaaggattttttttttttttttttttttaatcagattgTCTGAAAATACAAGTTTTAATCAGGactgtgcagcagcacagcaggaaaaccTCAAAAGAAATCATAAATATCTTATCTTGCATTTGTATCTTGCTGTTCTTTCCCCTGCAGTGCTCATTCCCTCCATTGTCTGGATGCCCTCCTGGCACCAGGAGGtgtctgggcagcagctcccagtgtcTGGGAGCCCTGGGCATCTCTGAGCATCCCTGTCTGCAGACAACTTCCCTCTGGGACTGAGATGCTTTTGCCTTCCCCTTGGCCTCAGTAGGAGTGGGCTGGGTGGAGGTTCTGGGGCAGGGTTCTGGCAGAGGGTTCTGGCAGAGGGTTCAGGGGGGTGCAGCTGACCCCCTTATCTCCCCTGGTCCTTCCAAGCCCAGCACTCAGCTGCTATCAGGCACTTTCATGTAGTTTGTGGTCTTGATCTGAAGGAAAGAGATGAGAAATGTTGCAGGATGGGGTgtccccccccactccccttcatttcaaagaaagaaCATCTGagctgaaacagcagcagaggagaagtGCCAAGATAAAGCtcaggctgtggctgtgctgatAGCAGAGTGGAGCTGCCCCTGGCCCTGGGAGGTTGGGGACCTGGAGATGGGGGCTCTCTGCCTCGGGTCTGTTGtcagcagcactgggggggatgcaggggtgGATTTGTGCCACCAGCCAAACCTTGCTCTGCTGAGCATGGAGTCCAAGTCCCAGCTGAGCCCCCTTTGGCTGTGGGACTGCACCCTGACCTGCCCTGAGGTGGGAGCAGTGTGTGAGGGGACTTGAGGGACCTCAGTAGgatgctgggtgctgggagggcaTTAGGATTATTTTGCTGGTCCAGAGGACCTGGCACCCCATGGGTGACTGTGTTGAACTGTCCCAGCTGCTCATCTGCCATCAAAACCATTTGCCTCCCGTCTGTACCTTGCTCGCCACAAATCTCCAGGACAAAATGCTCATTTTCTCAgatatttctttcctgagaCTGTTCACATGCTGCCAGCTATTTGAGAAGTTACTCAGGCAAGCTTCTTCATCCTCTGATCTTTTAGGGACAAACCACCAGTTCTGTCCTGAGAGGCATTAGCTGGACACTCAGCTTGAAGCAAGAATaaagcagagatgctgtgcAAGAACCACAAGCCCCTCCCTGCCATGCCAAGGGAAGAAATCCCCACACTTCACTTCAGCCTGGGGACCCCTTCATGGCTTTGTGCCAGCCTGGagtgaaacacaggaaaaagcagagagcaggagacCCAATTTCTGCTGGCAGCCTGAGTTACAAGGTGCTctccctgccttttctctctttgcagCTGCTTTGGGTGGGGTCCATCCTGCATAGAAATGTGGTTGATGTTGTAACTTCCCTTTTTTCACTTTACTAGGTAGAAATCTTACTTATTTTGCACAAAGAGACCTCCCCATTACCTACTCTGTGCTGGGCcttggagaagcagctgctgaaccTCCCTCTGGCAGCAAGAGCCTTGAGCCCATCATGACAGGTGAGTGCAGACCCAGCAGGGGTGGCTGGGAATTGTCAAGGGTTCAAGACTTTCTCTCCAGTCAAGTTTTGCAGAGGCACAGAACAGGTCAACAACAGACATCAACATTACAATGGTGCCAGGACTCCTGGGTTCTGGTCTCAGTGCAGCCTTTTTGTGCCTTCTGCAATTCCAGGCAGGTGGCAGCAgctttgtgcctcagtttccttgtCTGGGACTCAGGCAGTGGGGAGATCCTGACCCATCTCTAGCAGGTGCTTGGAGAGCTGAAGGTGGAGGGGGCAATGTCAGGACACGGGGGGCTTTGAGCAGATGTTTCCCTTTGGACTGCGCCTGAATTTGCTGCACTGACAGTCAGGACCTGGATGGATGTGTCCTGAGAGAGTGGCAGGAGCTGGGCCCATGGAGGAGCCCATGGAGCTTCCTCCTGGACAAGGATGTGTCTGAGTGTGGGAAGTGCACAGGGGAGTTGATGAAAATGCAGCTGCTCTCTGGCCAGGCTCAGGGATGGATTTAATGCCATAAAAGGCGAAGCACTCAGTGGCTCAGGCTCTCTGGATGCTCTTGCTGGTGCTTGGTTTTGTTCAGACCAACAGACCCCGCCCATCAAGGTATGAGGTGTTACCTTCCCCATTCCACCCAGCCTGCCCTGGCTTGAAGAGGGGCCTGACACATTATTTCAGTCATGTCCCCCTTCACAATCACAGCAAAGCTGAGAATAGTCAAGACCCTTACTGAGAAATGACGACAGCTGTTAAAAACTCTATCGATACTCAAGCACACAACAGGAAGCTTCATTAAACAACAGGAAGCCCATCCTCATGCATGGCCTTACAACACACCtcaccctcctctccccttGCTCTTGCAGTGCCGTGGGGCTGGCAGACAGGACTCTGACCCCCATCTCAcgtggggctgctgggctcagagctgtccccagccctggagcagaggttctgctctgctcccagctctaCATCAACCCTTGGTTTGTCGTGCATCCCTTGGCTGCCCGCCCAGGCTCAGAAGATGGATggtgcagagctcagctggctGGCGAATCGCTCCCTTCCCCTCAGTTCTGCTCAGTATCCTCAGCTCAGACTTGACTTGCTTGACAGGAAaggctcctgcctgcagctggctgCCACGAGGAACGTGAACCTCATCTTGCAGCACTACAACTTCACAGGCAAACTGACCAACAGGCAGCCTGGGGACGAGGGCATGGGCCTCCTCCGCGCAGCCTTTGTCGCCGTCAGCTGTGTCATCATCCTGGAGAacctcctggtgctggtggcCATCCTGCGGGGGCTGCGAGCCCGGCGCTGGGTCTACTCCTGCATCGCAAGCATCACGGTGAGCGACCTGCTGGCGGGCACTGCCTACCTGTGCAACCTCTGCCTCTCGGGCAAGAAGACCTTCCAGCTCTCACCTCAGCTCTGGTTCCTGCGGGAGGGCATCCTCTTCGTCGCCCTGGCCGCCTCCACCTTCAGCTTGCTGGTGACGGCCATCGAGAGGTACAGTGCCATGGTGAGGCCCATCGCCGAGAACGAAGCCAGCAAGACCCGGCGCCTGCGCGGCCTCCTCGtctcctgctggctgctggcgCTCGTCATCGGGCTGCTCCCGCTCCTGGGGTGGAACTGCCTCTGCGACTTCCAcgcctgctccctcctcctgcctctctaCTCCAAGAACTACATCCTCTTCTCCGTAGTCGTGTTCAGCGTCATCCTCCTGGGCATTATCGGCCTCTACATCTCCATCTTCCAGCTGGTCCAGATCAGCTCCAAGCAAACCAGTTCCCGGCACGGCCGCAAAAGGTCCCTGCGCTTGCTCAAGACCGTGCTGATGATCCTGGGTGCCTTCATCCTCTGCTGGAGCCCTCTCTTTGTCCTGCTGCTCTTCGACGTCTTCTGCGAGGCCCGGACCTGCGCACACCTCGGCAGCCTGGACTGGACCCTGGCTCTGGCCATGCTCAACTCAGGAGTTAACCCCGTCATTTACTCCCTGCGCAGCGTGGAGGTTCGCCGGGCCGTGGGAaacctcctgtgctgctgctgcctcaggcTGGGGCTTTGTGAGCCCGGGACCTGCGTGCTCATCCCGGACATCAACTCGGGGTCCTCCACAGAGAGCTCCCTGCGATACCGGGACAGCTTCCACGGCTCCGTGGCGCTGAACCCCCGGCCCAGGGCACCTCTCTCCAGCAACTCCAGCGTGGTGAGCAACCTCCCCAGCTTCTGAGAGGCCACGGGGAGAGCAAGAGATGTCAGGCAGCCCACGGGGACTCCATCCTGATGTTCCTGCTCGGGGAGGCACCTCGGGATGGCCATGAGCACCTGCACTGCTCGCTGCCAGACTGGGATGGTGCTTCCTATGGGAcaggcacagctcctgggaCGGGGGGGAAGGATATGGACACTTTTTGGAATTGTTTCCCCCCCAAACACTGCTGAGGAGAAGCTCCCCCagcaggaggtgctgagctcccaGCCCCCATTTCTTTTCCAATAAACCCATGGAAGTAAAGCCCCTCTTGGCTTTCCCACGCCTCTGTCTTCTTGCAGGGCGGCTGCCCCGGTGCCTGGTGCCCCACCCAGCCCGGTCCAGTCCAACCCAGCCCGGTCCAGTCCAACCCAGCCTGGTCCAGtccaacccagcccagcccacctCTGCCCTGCCCCACCGAGCCCGGTCCGGTCCAACAcaacccagcccagctctgctccacccAGCCCGGTCCAGtccaacccagcccagctctgcctggtcCGGTCCAGcccaacccagcccagcccagcccggtCCGGTCCAACCCAgcccagttcttcccagtccGGTCCGGTCCGGAACGGCCCCCGCGGAGCGGAGCGCCCCCTGCCGGCCCGGCCGGGCAGCCAcgcagctgctgctgccccagacTACAGCTCCCAGCGTTCCTTGCGGCAGCGACGAACTACAGCTCCCGGCAGCCCGCGGGGTTGCGTGCGGTGCGTGCCGTGCGTGCGGTGCGTGCCGGCGGAGCAGGCCGGAGCGGCGGGGTCGGTGCCGCGGCGATGCTGGAGGAGGCGGGCGAGGTTCTGGAGTCGGTGCTGAAGGCCTCATGTTTGCCGCTGAGCTTCCTGATCTTCGTACCCGCcgtgctgctgctcctggggccGCCGCCTGCCGCCGAGGCCGCCCACGAGTTCACGGTGTACCGCATGCAGCAGTACGAGCTGGGCGGGCAGCCCTACGGTGAGAGACTGCACGGACCGCACGGGCTCGGTTCGGCCTGCGCCAGGCCTCGGTCCTTCGGCAG
This region of Heliangelus exortis chromosome 28, bHelExo1.hap1, whole genome shotgun sequence genomic DNA includes:
- the S1PR4 gene encoding sphingosine 1-phosphate receptor 4; the protein is MDGAELSWLANRSLPLSSAQYPQLRLDLLDRKGSCLQLAATRNVNLILQHYNFTGKLTNRQPGDEGMGLLRAAFVAVSCVIILENLLVLVAILRGLRARRWVYSCIASITVSDLLAGTAYLCNLCLSGKKTFQLSPQLWFLREGILFVALAASTFSLLVTAIERYSAMVRPIAENEASKTRRLRGLLVSCWLLALVIGLLPLLGWNCLCDFHACSLLLPLYSKNYILFSVVVFSVILLGIIGLYISIFQLVQISSKQTSSRHGRKRSLRLLKTVLMILGAFILCWSPLFVLLLFDVFCEARTCAHLGSLDWTLALAMLNSGVNPVIYSLRSVEVRRAVGNLLCCCCLRLGLCEPGTCVLIPDINSGSSTESSLRYRDSFHGSVALNPRPRAPLSSNSSVVSNLPSF